The window TCACGAAACGCGTCTCTGGCTGATCCGCCACGCACCGGTCGACGGTCCGCGCGGCGTGATCCATGCGCCGGATGCGCCCGCGGACCTCGGCGATGCCGCGGCCTTTGCAGCGTTGCAGGCGAAGCTGCCGGCTGACGCTTTCGCGGTCTGCAGTCCGGCGCGGCGCACCAGCGCGACCGCAGCAAAGCTCGGCCTGACGGCAACGGCGGATGATGCCTTTCGCGAGCAGGATTTTGGCGACTGGACCGGCCGGCGCCACAGCGAGATCGAGGCCGAGCTCGGCGCGGAGGCCTATCGCGCGTTCTGGAATTCACCGGGGACCAACCGGCCGCCGCGCGGTGAAAGCTTCGCCGATCAGATCGCGCGCGCACGGACAGGGTTGGCGCGCCTGCCGGCCGGCGACGCCGTGCTGGTCGTGCATTCCGGCACCATCCGCGCGATCCTCGCAATCGCGCTCGAGCTCGCGCCGGAATTGGCGCTGCGCTTCGTCATCGATCCGCTGTCGCTGACGCGGATCGACCGGCTGGCTGGCAGCTGGCGCGTTGTCGCGGTGAATGGGCGGTAGGCCTTCTCGCTGCTTTCTACGGGTCACCCCCGCGCAAAGGCTTCGCCTTTGTCGCTGGAGGTGCGAGCAGAGCGAGCCTCGAAGGGTGCACGGCCACCAGCCGGGCCGTCGACCCTTCGAGACGCGCGCAAGAGCGCGCTCCTCAGGGTGACGGGCAACGAGGAGGAGTGCTGCTACAGAAAGGCGCTACCCATTCCGGCGCTGGCCGCGCAGCGTCGGCAGGCCGATGCCGGCGGCGTCGAAGCCGCCGTCGACGGCGAGGATCTGGCCGGTGATGTAGCTGGCGCGATCCGAGCACAGGAAGAAGATGGCTTCCGCGAGCTCCTCTTCCAGCCCGTAGCGGTTGAGCGGAATGGCGTCGTGATAGTCGGCGCAGATCTCCGGCGTGTGGACGGCCTTGGCCATCGCGGTCTCGACCGGCCCGGGCGCGACGCCGTTGACGCGGATGCCGAGCGAGGCGAGCTCGACCGCGAGCTGCTTGGTGAGATGCGCGAGGCCGGCCTTGCTGGTGCCGTAGGCCGAGCGCAGCGTCGAGGCGCGCACCGCCGAGATCGAGGTGATGTTGACGATCGCGCCGCCGCCATGCTCGCGCATCACGGGCGCGGCCGCCTTGGTGCACAGGAACGGGCCGGTGAGGTTGACCGCCATGATCCTGTTCCAGTCGGCGTCGGAGGTCTCCAGCACCGGCGTGAACACGGCGATGCCGGCGTTGTTGACCAGCGCATCGAGCCGGCCGAATCGGTCCGTGATCGCCGCGATCGCCGCTGCCACGCCAGCGGCATCCGATACGTCGCAGGTCAGCGCCAGCGTCGTGTCGGGCTGCTTCAATGCCGCGACCGCGGCGCGCAGCAATTCGCCCTCGATGTCGAGCAGCGCGACGCGCCAGCCGTCGGCGAGAAAGCGCTTCGCTGCGGCAAGCCCGATGCCGCGCGCGGCGCCGGTCACGAGTGCGACTTTGGGGGAAGCGGAATTCATCGGATGGTCCATCGGTTCGGGCAGCAAGTCCCGACCGTCTGCGACCTTTGTCCGGTGATGTCAACCTGAGAGGCGCTAAGCTTGCTCTGCCGTCATTGCGAGGAGCGATAGCGATGAAGCAATCTATTTTCCCCGCGCGGCCCCGGTGGATTGCTTCGCTTCGCTCGCAATGACGTGGGTGCGGCGGCTGCGCTACACTCATTTGACCCGAGAAGGCGCGTCTCGAAGGATGCACAGCCACCAGCCTGGCCGTCCATCCTTCGAGGATCGCACCGCTACCTACGCCGCGAGCTCGGCCGAGGCGCGCTGCATGTTGGTCGACATGTCCTGCGTCACGATGCTCTGCTCCTCGACCGCGGCGGCGGTGGAGGTGATGTATTCGTTGACGCCGGCGATCGCCGCCTTGATCTCGGACAGCGAGGTGACCACCTCGGCGGCGATCGAGTTCAGCGCATCGATCTCCGAGGAGATCGTGTCGGTCGCCTGCTTGGCCTGGTTGGCGAGGCTCTTTACCTCGGAGGCCACCACCGCGAAGCCGCGTCCGGCTTCGCCCGCACGCGCCGATTCGATCGTGGCGTTGAGCGCGAGCAGGTTGATCTGGCCGGTGATGCTCGAGATCATCTCCACGATGCCGCTCATCGCCTGCGCTGCGGCATTGAGCTTCTGCGCCTGTCCGTCGGCAGCCTCGACGCGGCCGGTGGCGACCGCGGCGTTCTGCTTCGACTTGGTCATGGTCTCCGAGATCTCGCGGATCGAGGCGCTCATCTCCTCGCTGCCGGCGGCGACCGCCTCGATCAGGCCGCGCGCGCTGTCGGCCTTCTTGCGGCCGATCGCCTGCGCGGTGATGTCGGTGGCGTATTTCACCACCTTGTAGGGCTTGCCGTTGAGATCGAGGATCGGGTTGTAGGAAGCCTGGATCCAGATCTCGCGGCCGCCCTTGGCGATGCGCTTGTATTCGGCGGCCTGGAACTCGCCGCGGTTCAGCGCTCCCCAGAACTCGCGGTAGCCCGCCGAGCTCGCCTCGACCGGCTCGACGAACATGCTGTGATGCTTGCCCTGAATCTCGGCGAGCAGATAGCCCATCGCGGCGAGGAAGTTCGGGTTCGCGGTGCGGATGGTGCCGTCCATGTTGAACTCGATCACGGCTTGCGACTTGCCGATCGCGTCGATCTGGCCGTCATTGTCGGCGGCCCTCAGCTTCTGCTGCGTGACGTCGGTCGCGAACTTGACGACCTTGAATGGTTTGCCGCGGTCGTCGAGGATCGGATTGTAGCTGGCGAGGATCCAGATCTCCTTGGCGCCCTTGGTGAGGCGCTTGAACTCGCCGGTCTCGAGCTCGCCGCGGTTCAGCCGTGCCCAGAAATCGCGATAGGCCGGGCTGTCGCGGTCGGCCGGCGGCATGAACATGCTGTGATGCTTGCCCTGGATCTCGGCGAGCGAGTAACCCATCACGCCGAGGAAGTTCTCGTTGGCATTGACGATGGTGCCGTCCATGTTGAACTCGATCACCGCCTGCGCGCGGCCGATCGCGGCGATCTTGCCGGCATCTTCCATGCTGTGGATCTTCTGCGCGGTGATGTCGGTGGCGAACTTGATGACGCCGACCGGCTTGCCGTTCTTGTCCAGGATCGGGTTGTAGGAGGCCTGGATCCAGACCTCGCCGCCGCCCTTGGCAATGCGCTTGTACTGCGCGGCCTGGAATTCGCCGCGATTCAGGCTCGCCCAGAACGCGCGATAGTCGTGGCTGTCGCGATACGCCGGCTCGACGAACATGCTGTGGTGCTTGCCCCTGATCTCGTCGAGCGAGTAGCCCATCGCGTTCAGGAAGTTCTCGTTGGCGGTGACGATGGTGCCGTCGAGCCTGAACTCGATCACCGCCTGCGATTTGCCGATCGCTGCGGCTTGCGCCAGTGCATTGTCGATGTTTGCCTTGTTGCTGAAACTGAACATCAGGGCTCCGTGAGGGGTCAAATGAAACGGGATGGAAAAGCAGATCGCGGCAACTCACGGAAAGGTTGCAGCGAGCCGTTTAGCATCGGTAAAGCCTGCGGCTTGGCACGGACTGCATAATGCAGCGCGGCGCGCGCGCATCTATCTCAGATTGCGAAGTAATTTTCTGATCTGCACGTTGTCATCCATGGTCGTGATGCGATGTTTACCGTAATCTTACGGACGAAAATCGATGACAACTTTGGTCCGATGCAGATGATTGCAACGCGTGCACTTCAGCAACGCTGATAGGCCTATTACGAAGGCTGATATTGCTGACGGCTTCACGGATCGATCCTGCACGTCGATTCGCGGTGCTCGACGAATCCGCGTCGCGTCGATGCCCGCTCTCGGCGCCCGGCGTCGGCCAAAATAATTGCCGCACGAGATGTCGGCAGGGCGGTCTCCGGTTCGTCCTCCGGGCATTGGTTCCATGATGGAGTTCTGATGTCACTGACCCTGCATTACCACCCGCTGTCCTCGTTCTGCTGGAAGGCGCTGGTCGCGCTTTACGAGAACGGCGCGCCGTTCACGCCGAATATGGTCAATCTCGGCGATCCCGCCGAGCGAGCGGCGCTGCTCGCGCTGTGGCCGATCGGCCGCTTTCCCGTGCTGCGCGACGAGGCGCGCGGCGAGACGGTGCCTGAATCGAGCATCGTCATCGAATATCTCGACCGGCACTATCCCGGCACCGCCAGGTTGATTCCTGACGACCCGGAGCTTGCGTTGCAGACCCGGCTGCGCGACCGCTTCCTCGATCTCTATGTCCATCTGCCGTTGCAGAGGATCGTCGGCGACCGGCTGCGTCCGGCGGACAGCAAGGATCCGCGGGGTGTCGCCGAGGCGCGGGCCCAACTCCGCACCTCCTATGCGATCCTCGACCAGCAGCTCGTGCATGGGGGCTGGATGATGGGTGAGCAGGTCTCGCTGGCCGACTGCGCCGCCGCGCCGGCGCTGTTCTACGGCAACAAGGTCGAGCCGATCGGGGAGGGCCATCCGCATCTGGCGGCCTATCTCGAGCGGCTGAAGGCGCGGCCGTCCTTCGCGCGCGTCCTCAAGGAAGCCGAGCCCTATTTCGGCATGT of the Bradyrhizobium quebecense genome contains:
- a CDS encoding histidine phosphatase family protein, which encodes MDHETRLWLIRHAPVDGPRGVIHAPDAPADLGDAAAFAALQAKLPADAFAVCSPARRTSATAAKLGLTATADDAFREQDFGDWTGRRHSEIEAELGAEAYRAFWNSPGTNRPPRGESFADQIARARTGLARLPAGDAVLVVHSGTIRAILAIALELAPELALRFVIDPLSLTRIDRLAGSWRVVAVNGR
- a CDS encoding SDR family NAD(P)-dependent oxidoreductase, whose protein sequence is MNSASPKVALVTGAARGIGLAAAKRFLADGWRVALLDIEGELLRAAVAALKQPDTTLALTCDVSDAAGVAAAIAAITDRFGRLDALVNNAGIAVFTPVLETSDADWNRIMAVNLTGPFLCTKAAAPVMREHGGGAIVNITSISAVRASTLRSAYGTSKAGLAHLTKQLAVELASLGIRVNGVAPGPVETAMAKAVHTPEICADYHDAIPLNRYGLEEELAEAIFFLCSDRASYITGQILAVDGGFDAAGIGLPTLRGQRRNG
- a CDS encoding methyl-accepting chemotaxis protein; the encoded protein is MFSFSNKANIDNALAQAAAIGKSQAVIEFRLDGTIVTANENFLNAMGYSLDEIRGKHHSMFVEPAYRDSHDYRAFWASLNRGEFQAAQYKRIAKGGGEVWIQASYNPILDKNGKPVGVIKFATDITAQKIHSMEDAGKIAAIGRAQAVIEFNMDGTIVNANENFLGVMGYSLAEIQGKHHSMFMPPADRDSPAYRDFWARLNRGELETGEFKRLTKGAKEIWILASYNPILDDRGKPFKVVKFATDVTQQKLRAADNDGQIDAIGKSQAVIEFNMDGTIRTANPNFLAAMGYLLAEIQGKHHSMFVEPVEASSAGYREFWGALNRGEFQAAEYKRIAKGGREIWIQASYNPILDLNGKPYKVVKYATDITAQAIGRKKADSARGLIEAVAAGSEEMSASIREISETMTKSKQNAAVATGRVEAADGQAQKLNAAAQAMSGIVEMISSITGQINLLALNATIESARAGEAGRGFAVVASEVKSLANQAKQATDTISSEIDALNSIAAEVVTSLSEIKAAIAGVNEYITSTAAAVEEQSIVTQDMSTNMQRASAELAA
- a CDS encoding glutathione S-transferase family protein, producing MSLTLHYHPLSSFCWKALVALYENGAPFTPNMVNLGDPAERAALLALWPIGRFPVLRDEARGETVPESSIVIEYLDRHYPGTARLIPDDPELALQTRLRDRFLDLYVHLPLQRIVGDRLRPADSKDPRGVAEARAQLRTSYAILDQQLVHGGWMMGEQVSLADCAAAPALFYGNKVEPIGEGHPHLAAYLERLKARPSFARVLKEAEPYFGMFPKED